In one window of Pseudodesulfovibrio sediminis DNA:
- a CDS encoding DUF2867 domain-containing protein, whose translation MTTPTVIRTIPSLAKLENDVDYFHVHSVTSPQNLREFVAASLSYMPGWMRFLYHLRKYFVRLLGTRQTKDHEKTVLRPEDLSFTLGDLVAFFTTQAAEENKFWLGEARDDMISGHIAFVYEPGLDGMNQFHLITTATYLHWTARIYFIVIRPFHHLVVYSMARHALSQDK comes from the coding sequence ACTGTAATCAGGACAATTCCTTCATTGGCAAAACTAGAGAATGATGTGGACTACTTCCACGTCCACTCCGTAACGTCTCCACAGAATCTGCGTGAATTTGTTGCTGCCAGCCTCTCATACATGCCAGGCTGGATGCGTTTCCTCTATCACCTGCGCAAGTACTTCGTCCGCCTTCTGGGTACTCGACAGACGAAGGACCATGAAAAGACGGTATTGCGCCCGGAGGACCTCTCTTTTACGCTAGGAGACCTGGTGGCATTCTTCACAACTCAAGCGGCTGAAGAAAACAAATTCTGGCTCGGTGAGGCCCGCGACGACATGATCTCCGGACATATTGCCTTCGTATATGAGCCCGGATTAGACGGAATGAATCAGTTCCATCTGATTACAACAGCCACCTATCTCCATTGGACAGCACGCATATACTTCATTGTAATACGCCCCTTTCATCATCTGGTTGTCTACAGCATGGCCAGACACGCTCTCAGTCAGGACAAATAA
- a CDS encoding NADH-quinone oxidoreductase subunit N gives MNFNLTALVPELFFLGLVLVLMVQSLGTREWKPAVEKWLPFGACAAFFVSITGFGLHGTMFWDVYKVDMMSQFFKIAIAFGFYVTVLNASKQSTLEEGKRADYYMLLGFSTLGLMMLASSVELITIYLALELASYAMYAVIPLRAKSKGAAEAGIKYILFGAVATALALYGLSYIMATMHTTYISELMTKSWAFADNPMAVVGLSLFLAGMFFKLALFPFHFWCPDVYQGASNETAAFVATMPKMGAIVVLVRIAVLLKPGLEITTLLAVLGACSMTFGNLSALAQTDIKRLLGFSSVAHAGYIMVGLVSGTYEGVAAAAFYALAYLVMNLLVFWVVSRVASDGRNLKLTDLNGLYKKAPVLAFSLAAGAFALVGLPPTMGFMGKFFLITSAWGHGYNWLVIVLVLNSAIAIYYYLSLFRHAFTEEKAPGKVADPDTSWFASAGAAMLAASVLAIGMIPAPMFNFAINAGKSLYGIAVAVSGGGH, from the coding sequence GTGAACTTCAATCTCACAGCACTTGTCCCGGAGTTGTTCTTCCTCGGCCTTGTACTGGTCCTCATGGTCCAGTCGCTCGGTACCAGGGAGTGGAAACCCGCGGTTGAGAAATGGCTGCCCTTTGGCGCATGCGCTGCGTTCTTTGTTTCCATCACGGGCTTTGGCCTGCATGGAACCATGTTCTGGGATGTCTACAAAGTTGACATGATGTCTCAGTTCTTCAAGATCGCCATAGCGTTCGGCTTCTATGTGACCGTACTCAACGCGTCCAAGCAGTCGACCCTTGAAGAAGGTAAACGGGCCGACTACTACATGTTGCTCGGCTTCTCCACCCTCGGCCTGATGATGCTCGCTTCCTCCGTGGAGTTGATCACCATCTACCTAGCCCTGGAGTTGGCTTCCTATGCAATGTATGCCGTTATTCCGCTGCGCGCCAAATCCAAGGGCGCGGCAGAAGCGGGCATCAAGTACATCCTGTTTGGCGCTGTGGCGACCGCATTGGCCCTGTACGGCTTGTCCTACATCATGGCCACCATGCATACGACCTACATCTCCGAACTTATGACCAAGTCGTGGGCATTTGCTGACAATCCCATGGCCGTTGTCGGTCTGTCTCTGTTCCTGGCTGGCATGTTCTTCAAGCTGGCCCTGTTCCCGTTCCACTTCTGGTGTCCGGACGTGTATCAGGGAGCATCCAATGAGACTGCCGCCTTCGTGGCTACCATGCCCAAGATGGGTGCTATTGTCGTGCTCGTGCGTATCGCCGTGCTGCTCAAGCCCGGTCTGGAGATCACCACACTTCTGGCGGTCCTCGGCGCATGTTCCATGACCTTTGGTAACCTCTCGGCTCTGGCTCAGACAGATATCAAGCGTTTGCTCGGTTTCTCGTCTGTTGCACACGCCGGGTACATCATGGTCGGTTTGGTCAGTGGCACCTACGAGGGTGTGGCAGCCGCCGCATTCTACGCCCTGGCGTACCTCGTCATGAACCTGCTGGTCTTCTGGGTAGTGAGCCGCGTTGCCTCCGATGGTCGCAACCTTAAGCTTACAGATCTGAATGGCCTGTACAAGAAAGCCCCGGTGCTCGCCTTTTCGCTGGCGGCCGGTGCCTTTGCCCTTGTCGGCCTGCCGCCGACCATGGGTTTCATGGGCAAGTTCTTCCTGATCACCTCTGCATGGGGTCACGGATACAACTGGCTGGTCATCGTGCTGGTGCTCAACTCGGCTATCGCCATCTACTATTATCTGAGCTTGTTCCGTCATGCCTTCACTGAAGAGAAGGCTCCCGGCAAGGTCGCTGATCCCGATACCAGCTGGTTCGCCTCCGCAGGCGCTGCCATGCTCGCAGCCTCCGTGCTTGCTATTGGTATGATCCCCGCGCCCATGTTCAACTTCGCCATCAATGCTGGCAAGTCGCTCTACGGCATCGCGGTCGCGGTCAGTGGCGGCGGACACTAG